Proteins encoded within one genomic window of Pararhizobium capsulatum DSM 1112:
- a CDS encoding ABC transporter permease, with protein MTTITLEDKERRRAWGFVAPALLWTLAFFVVPFLYMAALSLWSRQGRDIVHVWNFDNYLRFFSENALLRGLTNSLEITLTVTILSVLLAYPLAWIIAERVPKRLQRMALILAILPFWTSYVVRSYSWLLVLSKGGVINQALMGIGLITEPLEIASNRTATVIGFVHFFVMLLTLTIYSNLVQLSPNYRRAAADLGANAFQTFWHVILPLTLPGIMTGAFLTFVLCIGDYITPQILGGNNELVLPQIIMLQIGRRADFPMAAALSIILMLAVTAAYVLCARWLRIERA; from the coding sequence ATGACCACGATCACGCTTGAAGACAAGGAACGCCGCAGGGCGTGGGGTTTCGTCGCCCCGGCGCTGCTGTGGACGCTTGCCTTCTTCGTCGTGCCGTTCCTTTACATGGCCGCCCTCAGCCTCTGGTCGCGCCAGGGCCGCGATATCGTCCACGTCTGGAACTTCGACAATTATCTCCGCTTCTTCAGCGAAAATGCGCTGCTGCGTGGGTTGACTAATTCGCTCGAAATCACCCTGACCGTCACCATCCTCTCAGTGCTTCTCGCCTACCCGCTCGCCTGGATCATCGCCGAGCGTGTACCGAAGCGCCTCCAGCGCATGGCGCTGATCCTCGCCATCCTGCCCTTCTGGACCTCCTATGTGGTGCGCTCCTATTCCTGGCTGCTGGTGCTTTCCAAGGGTGGCGTCATCAATCAGGCGCTGATGGGCATCGGCCTGATCACTGAACCGCTGGAGATCGCCAGCAACCGCACCGCGACGGTCATCGGCTTCGTGCACTTCTTCGTCATGCTGCTGACGCTGACGATCTATTCGAACCTCGTCCAGCTCTCGCCGAACTATCGCCGCGCCGCAGCGGACCTCGGCGCCAACGCCTTCCAGACCTTCTGGCACGTGATCCTGCCGCTGACGCTGCCCGGCATAATGACCGGCGCCTTCCTGACCTTCGTGCTCTGCATCGGCGACTACATCACGCCGCAGATTCTCGGCGGCAACAACGAGCTGGTGCTGCCGCAGATCATCATGCTGCAGATCGGCCGGCGGGCAGATTTCCCGATGGCAGCGGCACTGTCGATCATCCTCATGCTGGCCGTCACCGCCGCCTATGTGCTCTGCGCCCGCTGGCTGCGGATAGAGAGGGCCTGA
- a CDS encoding ABC transporter permease translates to MRDLLSRSFGWGYLIIIYGFIFLPVAVLVLFSFQDGRLPVPPFNGFSLQWYEAVFADRKLMAALGNSFLVATGSSTVACLLGFLAAYALARYKLPGSALQRGLLIAPMTVSYLIIALGLLAVLNAVKVPLSLWTVGIGHVVINLPLCFAIIYASMGDHHINIERAARDLGANDLKVMALVTAPMLMPSILAAFFLSVTFSWDEFIIAFLLSRFDVTLPVEIWSMLRSGLNPKTNAIGSLVFLGSVAVLLVLELTLFGRNRKT, encoded by the coding sequence ATGCGCGATCTTCTTTCCCGCTCGTTCGGCTGGGGCTATCTCATCATCATCTATGGCTTCATCTTCCTGCCCGTCGCCGTGCTCGTACTATTTTCCTTTCAGGACGGCCGCCTGCCCGTTCCCCCCTTCAACGGATTTTCGCTGCAATGGTACGAGGCCGTGTTTGCCGATCGCAAGCTGATGGCGGCGCTCGGCAATTCCTTCCTGGTCGCCACTGGCTCTTCCACCGTCGCCTGCCTGCTCGGCTTTCTCGCAGCCTACGCCTTGGCACGTTACAAGCTTCCGGGCTCGGCCCTGCAGCGTGGTCTCCTCATCGCACCGATGACGGTCAGCTACCTGATCATCGCGCTCGGCCTGCTCGCCGTCCTCAATGCCGTGAAAGTGCCGCTCTCGCTCTGGACGGTCGGCATCGGCCATGTGGTGATCAACCTGCCGCTCTGCTTTGCCATCATCTATGCCTCGATGGGCGATCATCACATCAACATCGAGCGCGCGGCGCGCGATCTGGGCGCCAACGATCTGAAGGTCATGGCGCTGGTGACGGCACCGATGTTGATGCCCTCCATCCTTGCCGCCTTCTTCCTGTCCGTCACCTTCAGCTGGGACGAATTCATCATAGCTTTCCTGCTGTCGCGCTTCGACGTAACCTTGCCTGTTGAGATCTGGAGCATGCTGCGCTCCGGCCTCAATCCCAAAACCAACGCCATCGGCTCGCTGGTCTTCCTCGGCTCGGTCGCTGTATTGCTGGTGCTCGAACTCACCCTCTTTGGCAGGAACCGCAAGACATGA
- a CDS encoding ABC transporter ATP-binding protein translates to MTASVSVRGATRTFGSFTALDNVSLDIEAGEFIVLLGPSGCGKTTLLSILGGFLTPSSGSISIGGKDMTGVQPAKRPTTTMFQDYALFPHMRLADNVGFGLRMRGMGKNEREEKALGFLDLVGLKASANRKPHELSGGQRQRVALARALAVDPDVLLLDEPLGALDLKLRRQMQDELKAIQKRVGTTFVHVTHDQEEAMAIADRIVVMNQGRIEDFGPPADIYMRPKSLFSAGFMGEVNLLPGHVLEVATDGVKIETATGTAALPLSRFTHGKPKAGDKVVICVRPEHIHLATQESSIRLGEAEVTGSAFFGTHFRCHLSPLAARDLSLIAHMPQSAPIAPGDRITLALDPAGLTVLPAA, encoded by the coding sequence ATGACTGCATCCGTATCCGTCAGGGGCGCCACCAGAACCTTCGGTAGCTTCACGGCGTTGGACAACGTGTCGCTCGATATCGAAGCCGGCGAGTTCATCGTGCTGCTCGGCCCTTCCGGCTGCGGCAAGACTACGCTGCTTTCCATTCTCGGCGGGTTCTTGACACCTTCGTCCGGTTCGATCTCAATCGGCGGCAAGGACATGACAGGCGTGCAACCGGCTAAACGCCCGACCACCACCATGTTTCAGGACTACGCGCTCTTTCCGCATATGCGACTTGCCGACAATGTCGGCTTCGGGTTGCGCATGCGCGGCATGGGAAAGAATGAGCGGGAAGAAAAAGCACTCGGTTTTCTCGATCTGGTGGGCCTCAAGGCATCCGCCAACAGGAAGCCGCACGAGCTTTCCGGCGGCCAGCGCCAGCGCGTGGCACTCGCCCGCGCACTCGCAGTCGATCCGGATGTCCTCCTGCTCGACGAGCCGCTCGGTGCGCTGGATCTCAAGCTCCGCCGACAGATGCAGGACGAGTTAAAAGCCATCCAGAAGCGCGTCGGCACCACCTTTGTGCATGTGACCCACGATCAGGAAGAGGCGATGGCCATCGCCGATCGCATCGTCGTCATGAACCAGGGCAGGATCGAGGATTTCGGCCCGCCGGCCGATATCTACATGCGGCCGAAGTCGCTGTTCTCGGCAGGCTTCATGGGCGAGGTTAATCTGCTGCCCGGCCATGTTCTGGAGGTTGCCACCGACGGCGTGAAGATCGAAACGGCAACCGGCACGGCCGCATTGCCACTCTCACGCTTCACGCACGGCAAACCGAAAGCGGGTGACAAGGTCGTCATCTGCGTCCGCCCTGAACACATCCATCTAGCAACGCAAGAATCGAGCATTCGCCTCGGTGAGGCCGAAGTGACAGGCAGTGCCTTCTTCGGCACACATTTCCGTTGCCACCTGTCGCCCCTCGCCGCCCGCGATCTCTCGCTGATCGCCCACATGCCACAGTCGGCGCCCATAGCTCCCGGCGACAGGATCACGCTCGCGCTCGACCCCGCCGGCCTCACCGTTTTGCCCGCGGCCTAG
- a CDS encoding MBL fold metallo-hydrolase: protein MQRIAPADWYAVKRLGDDVTFISEPHIKEFYRCNIWHVRGRDADMLVDSGMGVVSLRQWVPLVTERPLTAVASHTHFDHIGCHHEFECRAVHAEEAELMAAPTRLNTLADPYVTDDIFDSLPPEPYCSACYAVKKAPATRILVDGDVIDLGDRHFEVIHTPGHSPGGIALYEKATQILFSGDILYDGPLIEDTYHSDAEDYLASMKRLLDYPVRIVHGGHFPSFDGERYRHVIRNWIEEKQKAF, encoded by the coding sequence ATGCAGCGTATCGCGCCCGCAGACTGGTATGCCGTCAAGCGTCTCGGCGACGATGTGACCTTCATCAGCGAGCCACATATCAAGGAGTTTTACCGCTGCAACATCTGGCACGTGCGTGGGCGTGACGCGGACATGCTTGTCGATAGCGGCATGGGTGTCGTCTCCCTGCGGCAATGGGTGCCGCTCGTCACCGAACGCCCCCTGACAGCCGTCGCCAGCCACACCCATTTCGACCATATCGGCTGCCACCACGAATTCGAATGCCGCGCCGTGCATGCGGAGGAAGCCGAACTGATGGCAGCGCCGACGCGGCTCAACACGCTTGCCGATCCCTACGTCACCGATGACATCTTCGACAGCCTGCCGCCGGAACCGTATTGCTCGGCCTGCTACGCCGTGAAGAAGGCGCCGGCAACGCGCATCCTTGTCGATGGTGACGTCATCGATTTGGGGGACCGTCATTTCGAGGTGATCCACACGCCCGGCCACTCCCCCGGTGGCATTGCCCTTTACGAGAAGGCGACGCAGATCCTGTTTTCAGGCGATATTCTCTATGACGGCCCGCTGATTGAAGACACCTATCACTCCGATGCCGAAGACTACCTGGCGTCGATGAAGCGTCTGCTCGACTATCCGGTCCGCATCGTCCACGGCGGCCATTTCCCGAGTTTCGATGGCGAGCGGTATCGCCACGTCATCCGCAACTGGATCGAGGAAAAGCAGAAGGCGTTCTAA
- a CDS encoding oligosaccharide flippase family protein, which produces MRNIPVNLRFFANVGLLLSVQVFARALNFLYILYLAKYVGAEDFGYLNFVLSVVIIFDALADIGLGRFLLREASVDIKRGQDYAAAFLPFRLAAAAVANLAVVLLFLGFGFTTPVPQLVLVTGCGLYLTALASVLEALLQSQSRFSTIALAHLSLSVAQVGFGLSAMASGGGVISVAAVFVAANIAYVAVLYTGLRKAGIALRMRRDLALCLSVIPRALPYALVFGLFIISARVELIVLGWFHAGPELGVYGVAARMMDAAVIAPLAVGSVLAPRFIQFHREEGTQLADLYAWAFRLVLLGGFLGAVLSVEFAAPIMSILLSRSFEGVEKLIVILFAAYPFVAIYYLNLALLLGAGEQRHTVAVVLSLVTSQSLLGLSIIPVHGATGAATAFCLSSICAAVVSTAMIRRKYASNAPLLRAAAPAVLGAAPCLWLTFENGLAVDIARDGLGLLLYAAISLGLMRVLKLRNPI; this is translated from the coding sequence TTGAGAAACATCCCGGTCAATCTCCGCTTCTTCGCCAATGTCGGGCTGTTGCTCTCCGTTCAGGTGTTCGCAAGAGCGCTCAATTTCCTCTACATCCTCTATCTGGCGAAATACGTGGGAGCCGAAGATTTCGGCTATCTCAATTTTGTTCTGTCCGTTGTCATTATTTTCGACGCGCTGGCCGACATCGGCCTGGGGCGATTTCTTCTTCGGGAGGCGTCCGTCGATATCAAGCGCGGGCAGGATTACGCGGCGGCATTCCTGCCGTTCAGGCTGGCAGCAGCAGCGGTTGCAAATCTCGCGGTCGTCCTGCTTTTCCTTGGTTTCGGATTCACAACGCCCGTTCCGCAGCTGGTCCTGGTGACAGGTTGCGGCCTCTATCTCACCGCGCTCGCCTCGGTGCTCGAAGCGCTGCTGCAGAGCCAAAGCCGATTTTCAACGATCGCGCTGGCACACCTGTCGCTCTCCGTCGCGCAGGTGGGTTTTGGCTTGTCGGCTATGGCTTCCGGAGGTGGCGTAATAAGCGTGGCCGCCGTCTTCGTTGCAGCCAATATCGCCTATGTCGCCGTTCTCTATACCGGCCTGCGCAAAGCCGGCATTGCGTTGCGTATGCGCCGCGACCTTGCGCTATGCCTCTCGGTTATTCCGCGGGCGCTCCCCTACGCGCTGGTTTTTGGCCTGTTCATCATTTCAGCGCGCGTGGAACTGATCGTGCTCGGCTGGTTCCATGCCGGCCCGGAACTCGGCGTCTATGGAGTGGCCGCCCGGATGATGGATGCCGCCGTGATCGCGCCGCTTGCCGTTGGGTCGGTACTCGCCCCGCGCTTCATCCAGTTCCACAGGGAAGAGGGTACCCAGCTCGCAGATCTCTATGCCTGGGCCTTCCGCCTCGTCCTGCTCGGCGGGTTTCTGGGAGCAGTCCTGAGCGTGGAATTCGCTGCGCCGATCATGTCGATCTTGCTGTCGCGCAGTTTCGAAGGTGTAGAGAAGCTGATCGTTATTCTGTTTGCCGCCTACCCGTTTGTGGCGATCTACTATCTCAATCTCGCTTTGCTGCTCGGAGCAGGTGAACAGCGGCACACTGTTGCCGTCGTGCTTTCGCTCGTGACGAGCCAATCCTTGCTCGGCCTCTCCATCATCCCCGTCCATGGCGCCACCGGCGCCGCCACCGCATTTTGCCTGTCCTCGATCTGCGCGGCTGTTGTCTCCACCGCCATGATCCGCCGGAAATATGCAAGCAATGCGCCACTTCTGCGCGCGGCGGCCCCTGCCGTTCTCGGCGCCGCTCCCTGTCTATGGCTGACCTTCGAAAACGGGCTGGCGGTCGATATTGCAAGGGATGGACTGGGCCTTCTTCTCTATGCAGCAATCAGCTTGGGATTGATGCGCGTGCTCAAGCTCAGAAACCCGATTTGA
- a CDS encoding GumC family protein, with the protein MRTVFDAYSILLQQRRLFTIFFLVLFIGGVGAVYLKRPTFESSAKLMVNMEGLGVSLSQAEVPATGPQVQAVEAVTSQIELLTSRDLVVELVDRLGMDTFRAPPPKNPIVRAAVQTLETVSRGVGNALATLGLVQPVGERDALIEQLSNSIRVFPVRQSQVIVVSLRWRTPAIPSLALSTLLELFNEKSKTLDGIRSEYVLFSDQVTQAAEALEKAEAEARAFDQTHDIADLAREKQMLIDRIDRLTAMRTDAGLGETATAPPTGQSDIAGAGEQLTQLRSRLYTLNEERAKALASFTPEHRTVQELDRQISETKKAMVEENAAVGAAIKASHTRLQVLLGAEQSNNRIQRNIELATQAYQTYRKVASDRQNMLAHETIVHVQTIDAPSQPIRPLGASRLIWAIAALVVSLVLAAIATLALNLLRQRQETTSAIATIEPPSEATLRLKSGF; encoded by the coding sequence ATGCGTACTGTATTCGATGCCTATTCCATACTTCTTCAGCAGCGTCGTCTTTTCACGATCTTTTTCCTGGTCCTTTTCATCGGGGGGGTGGGTGCTGTTTATCTGAAGCGGCCGACATTTGAATCCTCCGCCAAGCTGATGGTGAACATGGAGGGGCTGGGTGTATCGCTGTCGCAGGCGGAAGTTCCCGCGACAGGTCCGCAGGTTCAGGCCGTTGAGGCCGTAACGTCGCAGATCGAGCTTCTGACGTCGCGCGATCTGGTGGTCGAACTGGTGGATCGTCTCGGCATGGACACATTCCGTGCCCCGCCGCCGAAAAATCCAATCGTGCGCGCTGCCGTTCAGACGTTGGAAACCGTCAGTCGCGGCGTCGGCAATGCGTTGGCTACGCTGGGCCTTGTGCAGCCGGTCGGCGAACGTGATGCGTTGATCGAACAGCTCAGCAACTCGATCCGCGTCTTTCCCGTCCGCCAATCCCAGGTCATCGTCGTGAGCCTGCGGTGGCGCACCCCCGCCATCCCGTCACTTGCTCTGAGCACATTGCTGGAGCTTTTCAATGAGAAATCCAAAACGCTGGACGGCATCAGAAGTGAGTATGTGCTCTTTTCGGATCAGGTGACGCAGGCGGCGGAAGCGTTGGAGAAGGCGGAGGCGGAAGCGCGCGCGTTTGACCAAACCCATGACATCGCCGATCTGGCGCGGGAAAAGCAGATGCTGATTGACCGGATCGACCGGCTGACGGCAATGCGCACAGACGCTGGCCTGGGTGAAACAGCGACCGCCCCCCCCACCGGTCAAAGCGATATCGCGGGTGCTGGCGAGCAACTGACGCAACTGCGTTCGCGTCTTTATACGCTCAATGAAGAACGGGCGAAGGCTCTGGCTTCCTTTACGCCCGAACACAGGACGGTGCAGGAGCTGGATCGCCAGATCTCTGAAACGAAGAAGGCGATGGTCGAGGAAAATGCGGCTGTTGGCGCAGCGATCAAGGCCTCGCACACCCGGTTGCAGGTGTTGCTTGGCGCGGAGCAATCCAACAACCGCATTCAGCGCAATATCGAGCTCGCCACGCAGGCCTATCAGACCTATCGAAAAGTGGCGAGTGACCGGCAGAATATGCTTGCTCACGAGACGATCGTGCATGTGCAGACGATCGACGCCCCGAGCCAGCCTATCCGCCCACTTGGTGCGAGCCGGTTGATCTGGGCCATTGCAGCCCTGGTGGTTTCCCTGGTTCTCGCTGCAATCGCCACGCTGGCGTTGAACCTGCTGCGCCAGCGGCAAGAGACGACATCCGCGATTGCCACGATCGAGCCGCCCTCCGAGGCCACGCTACGGCTCAAATCGGGTTTCTGA
- a CDS encoding FkbM family methyltransferase, producing the protein MGDYRRQLREISVQAPTIPLPLLLWRLVRWKILRGMNGYGTVPVHVSSRMRLHARSGDHGIRTSIFLFREAYEPSVRFAIDSFVGPGSVCYDIGANQGLWSLRMAERAGPHGQVFAFEPIPDNISSLQANAALSGCVIGICAFALGDREGRVDMHLPHDVGSGSLAAHGDDTEVTSVEMRRLDDVWRSHGCPDVSLVKLDVEGAELLVLKGASAFLAQVMPVVCCEINPERLAAMGAKPIELAEIFIRLSYRTFAWDEQKNTLVEWEIDFSRDSNIDVVFLPPAIAAAQRDGT; encoded by the coding sequence TTGGGAGACTATCGTCGACAGTTGCGCGAAATCTCGGTTCAGGCGCCGACCATACCCCTGCCTCTGCTTCTGTGGCGGCTTGTTCGCTGGAAAATTCTTCGGGGCATGAACGGCTACGGCACTGTTCCGGTGCATGTGTCCAGCCGGATGAGGCTTCACGCCAGATCCGGTGATCACGGTATCCGCACAAGCATCTTCCTTTTTCGCGAAGCGTATGAGCCATCGGTTCGATTTGCCATCGACAGTTTCGTTGGTCCCGGCTCTGTCTGCTACGACATCGGTGCCAACCAGGGCTTGTGGTCGCTGCGCATGGCAGAAAGGGCAGGCCCGCACGGGCAGGTCTTTGCTTTCGAACCGATCCCCGACAATATCAGCAGCCTCCAAGCCAACGCAGCGCTGTCCGGTTGCGTCATCGGTATTTGCGCATTTGCCCTGGGCGATCGAGAAGGTCGGGTCGACATGCATCTCCCGCACGATGTCGGTTCGGGATCGCTTGCGGCCCATGGCGACGATACCGAGGTCACCAGCGTGGAGATGCGGCGTCTTGATGATGTCTGGCGGTCGCATGGATGCCCCGACGTCAGTCTCGTCAAGCTGGACGTGGAAGGTGCGGAGCTGCTGGTCCTGAAGGGCGCGAGCGCGTTTCTGGCACAGGTCATGCCGGTGGTGTGCTGCGAAATCAACCCGGAGCGGCTGGCGGCGATGGGGGCGAAGCCGATCGAGCTGGCAGAGATTTTCATCCGCCTTTCCTACAGGACCTTCGCCTGGGATGAGCAGAAGAACACGCTGGTTGAGTGGGAGATAGACTTCTCCCGAGACAGCAATATCGATGTGGTCTTCCTGCCTCCGGCCATTGCCGCCGCTCAGCGTGACGGCACGTGA